tcgtcctacatcactgcataAGTACCGAACaagtatttacaaagtgaacatatgGCAAGCcgtgtatggcaagccgttttgagATTTAATCTATTACtcgtactagtatctattttcatgttactagtacttattttttAGATACTAGTATCTTTTCCATTaagtactagtacttattcattagatactagtacttattcattagatactagtacttattctttagatactagtacttattcattagatactagtacttattcattagatactagtacttattatttagatactagtacttattcattagatactagtacttattgcAATAGTGACTAGTGTTTAATTATACTCTTCCTGTTAACAAAAAATAGAACTAGTTCTTATTTTTTAGTTACTAGTAACTTATAAGACCATAGATATCTTGAActtaatagatactagtacttttAAAATTTGCATTTCTGCCCTGTATGCTAATCGTATGTTGAATATTAATGAGCCAGCAACGTATAGGATAGAGATTACCCCGGAAACAGAAATAAGAAGACGGAAAGAAGAAGGGAAAGACAGAAGGTGAAAATGGCAGAAGTACTTGAACAAATATGTAGAAAATGCAAATATGTTGAACGATCGATAAACCAAGGAAACATTGGAAGCGCACAGCTGATGGCCATTGATTCTTCATTATTAAATTTGAGAAGAATCGAGGGACTGTTATCTTCTGAAACGATGGAAGAACTTCTCAGCAGCATTGAGGATCTCAGAGTTTTCATCAGACAGTCACTCGGGGAGCGCAGAGATGAAGCTTTCACAGTCTCTCGAATTCGCTCAGGTATCTGTTATATGTTGCATTAAACTATACATAACCTCTATACTGCAGCTTGTATCATACGCAGATGCTTCGTATTTACTGTCACAAGTCTAGGCTACTAAGTAAAACCAAAGTAGCCTGAATTTAATAACATGTCTGTTAAGTCCTTTATAGGAAACAAAACTTGCAAATTACTTCGATTGGCCTAGCTATAGGCTATGTCAGCAATGAAGTAGCAAATAGAAGAACTAGGCCTATTTTATTCTAGTTTAACTAAGGGAGATTTTTTAGGCAgatgaaatgaaacaaaatagaTCTGTTGTCAATGCCACGAGACAAAGTGCCCTAATATTCATGACAGTTGCACCATTAGCCTAATCCTTAAATTaattcaaacacccatgcgattTTATTACTGTGACCAGTAGAGGGCGTGCTGGGTTCACTTATTAGATTTGTCTTGTGGACGCGATAAAATGTCGTGGCCACTAAATGATTTTGTCCAGGTAAAGTAAGCAAGATGAACtttcatcatagaatcctgaaaagtAGCGTAAGATGTATTGCAATTTTCCCAAAAATGTGAAGCAGCATAACTATTTTCCACGCTGATAATAATCAATTATTAATGAGTGAGCACCATTAATAATTGATCGTAGcctaatattagaatgatatctgatcATGTTGCAAATTAAGAGTAGAGTAGGCTAAAGATGGTAAAATGCTGAACGTAAAAAACACTTAATGTACGTAGCTCAATGCGTTAAGAGTATTTTTAAAAGACCAAACGCAATAAAcacattattaataaatcatagTTATGTCCAGACAAGCTGATGACTTTAGGATGTGAACGCAATgcgtttattaataataatgtgtaAACTGAGTTTGTCTTAATGATCTTAATGCATTAAGTCATGATAAGCGTTTAGGTAAACGCCTACACGTAATTAAACTTAATCGCGTTGCCTTTTTATTACGGAATCTGCTTGGATGTACATAGCATACACttgagtttacatacacctggcagaatctgcaaaatgatatttggccaaaataagaGTAATcatacaaaattattatttatatatattttttttttagttttgacctgaataagatattttacataacgTTGACATGTagtccaaaaaagaaaataatggttgaatttatgcAAAACgcctggttcaaaagtttacatagcctgcacttgattcttaatatggtGGTTTTACTTATGCTGAtaatacactgggcaactttttgagcaatgttgccgggcaactttggcaaatgttgcagTCAACGGGCAGCCAGGTGTGATACAGGGCCCACAACTGATCTATTATCCAGACAGAAATgtgttacccattctcaatgggaaagtgcccaagcaacattgctcaaaaagttgcccagtgttaTCATCAGCATTATAGAAGCCAGTTTCCGCCacctaataaaaaacaaatattgcagaattctggctttataattgcgactttatatctagcaattctgacttttgtttctctTCATTTGCATCAATTGtggcaaagcacaataggaaacGAGATCGTTTCTTGTTcaaacgacatattatgtcataaaaacgatatgaTTTTACCATTAGCCTATAGAGGATATATAGCCTATGAGCAAGCTAAGCGCTTGTCCGcactgccttcgccacagtcctaaCATAAAGCAGGTTCTGCACGCTGCTgaagttatagaaatacactgttttatgtattttaatataatgaTTTCAATTGTAgtggcatgtttattaggataaATCTGTCTACAATAACTGCACTCAgtctcagacccagaggatataTGACTAACAGCAAATCCCTTACATTGTGATAACAGAGGAAAGAAATATAAATCATACgtctgcattattttatgtacttccacaataacaacaaaacgttacacattgcttttgtaaaaatacagggtgcgctgtcGCAAATTATGTTTAAAGACAGCTTGAAAGTAAATTGTAAATTGTTTTATGTACTTCAATAAAGCGCAGCCTATTTCCACAGTGTAAAGCCTGGAATTTTACCCAGAAGAACAACCCGATGCGTGGCTTGATTCAGATGAAGATATCatttaataatatatgataaatagtTTATAATTTAATCAGACTAAACGCatgttaaacaaatattaaagcaatAAGATCATTTGTTTTACCCATGGACAAAAATACGAAACATCTTCCTTAATTTTCGTTTTTCCGTTACTCAAACAAAACGAAATGTATTAAGCTATTATTATTAggcatattatttttatataatatttatttatttatttctgctcataTTTCGTATTTGCAGTTACATCAAATTTAAGTCATCTAAATAATTATTCCAAAGGCGATTGTTCAGAAAagtatatgaataataataatacgcataataataatagtatgattagcctattattattattaatattattattattattatttgtttctacAGTCAAAgaaatttgtaacgttttgttgttattgtggaagtgcATAAAATAAGgaagacatttatatttcttttctCTGTTATCACAATGTAAGCTGATTGCGCCGGCGACCCGAAAAGTTCAGTGTTGCACTTTATATGAGATGTATATTTGCAAGTAATATAGCCTATGCAGAATGCATCAGACTAACATTTATTCTGATGGGAGAGAGACAGGTTGAGCTGAaattgaaaagtggcttttcagggCCGCCCAAGCACAAATATTAaaagctctctttttacccatGAACAAAAATAGAATCTGGCTTAGCCTAATTTCGTTTTCCATTTTCAAAACAGAACGAAATTATTATCTTCACAatacaatcaaaccgtttgtcatttATATTCTTTTTCTTTCGGTTAGTAAGTATTTGGATTTTGCAGTTagacagattaatcctaataaacatgctgctacaattgaaaccattacattaaaataatgtaaacagtATTTCTATAACTTAAGCAGCGCGCATCCtgctttatgtcaggactgtggcgaaggcaacGCTGACAAGCGCTTAGCTCGCTCACATATTATAACCATGTACCTTATAGCTATGAGAAAAtcatatcgtttttatgacataggCTATGTCGTTTGaacaagaaaagatctcgttttctATTGTGCTCTGCCACAAagagaaacaaaagtcagaattgctagataaaaatcgcaattgtgagaaaaaagtcaggattctgactttataactcgcaattgagactATATATATCGCAattaagtcgcaattgcgagtttatataaaaGAGGGACTTTGGTTTATAGGCCTATCTcagaactctgagaaaaaaagtcagcattgcgagtttatatcacaattctggaaaaCAAAAATCGCTATAAAGGGGCTTCCATAGTTAAttgaattatccacagctttttgtttgtttgtttgtttagtggtggttgttcatgagtgtcttgtttgtcctgaacagttaaactgcccactgcttATCTGAAaatcttttcgcactgaggacaaccgagggactcatgtactactattacaaaaggttcaaacactcactgatgcaccagaaggaaatacaatgcattaagagcagaggGATTTAAATGTTTGTACATgtttgaagatgtgtacatttttcttattttgcctaaatatctttttttttttattattcagtactgcccatcagaagctacagaagatacaagctccccaggagacaaaataagttcaatttaccctgatcaaaTTCACaaagtttttacccccggctcttaatgcatcgtgtttccttatggagcatcagtgaacataaATAAGAATTCAGTTTGCTTGTTCTTAATAGGAGTTCTGTTTATAGTTGTTGCTAGTGATTTTTGCTCAACAGCGCTTGAATCATGGTTCTGTGTATATTAAAAGGTCAGCGAGGGAGACCCAAAATCACAGTGATGAGACAGCAGCTGGAATTCTTGATGACACAGGGCTACACCATCAAGCGCATGGCTCGACTTTTGGGATGCTCTGCATCATTTTTATATAAGAGAACAAAAGCAATGGGGATGTCAATTAGGAGGTCAACTTCGTTGACTGACGTTGAGTTAGAAAGGCACGTTAGACGACTTCATACACTCTATCCTAGTTCTGGAAATGAGGTACctttttatcttttcttttttaaataattgtatttttttaacattaacattattaacatttaacatcaacataatttagttttaaatgtaaatttattttaattatcattGTACTTAATTTATGAATTTCACACTGTGTTCTACATTAATTACTGTAAATATGAACTTTgtagacactttttttttaaatcttaatttatattttatttatttaatgccatTTTGTAAAAAACAACTGTAAATTATGAACatgcaaatacaaacatttaagtAAATCTAATTCTTACTGGTTTGCAGAGTAAAttatgaaaatgatttttttgggAGAAGTTCTTCAAGTATAATACTTTTAATCAAAGCCTTTGTGTCATTGTTTGCATACCACATCACAGATGATGAGAGCATTCCTGAGAGCAGAGGGCTTGCTGGTAACAAGACACAGAGTGAGAGTGATGTTGAGTAACATTGACCCAGCTGCTGCTGCACGTAGATGGAGTGCTGCTGTGGCCAGAAGAACATATTCTGTGCCATATCCAAACAGTCTGTGGCATATGGATGGGAATATGCGCCTTATCAGGTAATTAGAATTTTGTTTAACCTCATGTTCTggtttgattgattttttttgttaatcagttaaaacaaacaaagaagCTAATAAATTTGAAAAAGGGAAATTCTAGGTCTAATTCTAGTTTGGATGTGACCATTTTGCCTtgcaaaaactaatttaaaatattcacAAATGCCATGTATGCCAGATATGTTCAAAATGCAAAGAAGTTTATTGTCTTGTCACGTTCAGTTGTACATGAATTGTGTAATTATTCCATAATTTTCAATTCAGAACTGCAATACTGGAGGAAATAAGTTAAATAAAGCATGTCGAAGTTGTATCCCTTCTAGCAACAACCCTCCTACAAGGCTTCTGTCCTGCATGTATTGGCTCCTATCCTAATTAAACTTACCTGAACCAGGTTAATCTTAGTAGGCATGCTTAAAACTTCCTAGAGATGTGTTGAGGCAAGCTGGAGCTAaactaaagattttaaaaagcatttacatttattatgtgATTTTCAGTGAGCTGCAAAATAACTTGCTGGTGCATGGTTCTTTTTAGATGGGGATTGGTCGTTCATGGAGCAATAGATGGATATTCTCGCCTTATAACGTACTTGAACTGTAATACAGACAACAGATCTGCCACAGTGCTTACACAGTTCTTAAAAGCCACGTGTGTGTATGGACTTCCATCTAGAGTGCGGTCAGATCATGGTGGAGAAAACACCCAAGTGGCATTGTTCATGAATCTTGTTCATGGAGTGGAGCACAGAAGCCACATCACAGGGGAATCAGTGCACAATCAGAGGATTGAGCGTCTTTGGAGGGATGTTTTCCTGCATGTTTTGCAGAGTTTCTACAAGGAATTCTACAGCCTTGAGGACAGTGGTACCCTAGATCCTGAAAATGACATTCACAGGCTTTCTCTTCAGCTTGTGTACTTACCGGAAATACAAAGCAGACTGAGCAGGTTTCATGAAGCGTGGAATCATCACCGTCTAAGAACAGAAAACAACCGAACACCCTCTCAGATCTGGACAGATGGCATGCTGACAAACATGGGAGTCGATAGCACCTCTATCAACCATGTGTTTGGTAATGATCCATTCAGAGAGCAAAATATAGAGGCACTTCTGGCACAACATGGTATTCACAGTTTCCCAGTTGAATTGGATGACCAGTTCCCTGCTGTTAATGTCCAGCAACCCAGTGTTGACCTTAGCCAGGAGCAACAGGAAGAGGTTTTGAGAGCGATAGAAGGCATTGCAGacttaaaactaaaatatcaAAGGTGCTGCAATGAAATTTCTCAACGACTGTCACTGACCGAGTGAAAAAATATTTGGAAAACTAGCTTGCTCATTTGTTTCTGTAGTgtgtttgatttattatttttttattgtagaacCAAAGCTTTAGAATATCTGCTAATTGTCTGCTGAGGCATTATCTTTTGTCAGGTTTTTAAACTTCCATTCAGCTAAACAAACAgtcattaaaaacattaacaaaaagtcattctattaaaaaaaaaatttcaaaacaGTTTGCATTTCTTTATTTTGTTCACAGTTATGTCCATTAAACTTGATGCAAAACAAAATTTGATGTAAAACTACATTAAACCCTTTTTGAAACCATTATTAAGAACGGTGTAAAACTCTTTCAGCACAAAACTTATTAATACtggtatttaatatttaaagttttcactaactttttctaaactctttaaacattttattacattgCAGAATGTTGAATTTTTCTCAGGCTACTCCTGACCAAACCCTTGTGTGTTGCAAATGGCAAAGTCCATATTAGACTTAAAAAGGTCATAGTTCTTGTGCAACGGGAGACGCAAGCAATTAATGCAAGTGTTTGCAGTTGGAAACTTCTCTCTCTGTGAAGTATCCCACGGTGAAGTATCAACAGGGTGTAAGAATTCAATTGATGGCTTTGGCTTTAATCCAACTGCGGGAAGAGCACTGCATCCAGTTGcaaatgtaagtattttctgtagcgtGCAGCTAGAGGTGCCCTCTGtgaaaagaatgaatgaatgaatgaataaatatgaaAAGGCTCAGTAATTAGctcaggggtgtccaatcctggtcctggagggccggcaTCCTGCGGATTATAGCTCGTACCCTAATTAAACACCCGAAACGACTAATTAAtgtcttactaggcatgctagaatCTTCCAAGCAGGTGTATTCAAGCAAGTTTGGAGCTAAACTCAGGACACCAGTGCTCCAGGAcagagtttggacacccctgcttTAGCACAAAAAGAATAGACAAGGAACTAAAGAAACTAAGCCAAAGTAATTCAGCAAATCCTGTATTTTGGTGTAAAgcccgggacacaccaacccgacgccacCCAACTAGTGCCGACGAAAGCCGACCatcttgtcgcctctagtcggctgcgtctgcgggcgTCAGGGCAATTAAATTGAGCTCAAACACACTGAACTGACGACACCggactacaaactagaaggtgctttctgcgcatgcgtgaggagatataccgttgcatacctgcagatggcagtagtctgtattttcattccaagaagagaacccCGAAGTAGTGTTGCCTGTGCAAACAAATCAGCGTTTCCGAAGCATTTACTTCATCGCTCACCACAGAGATATTCGGCTTTGTGAAGATGTCTGACAATCTGCAAATGGCCCTGGCGCTGTCAGCTCTTGGTTTAGCGATAAAAAAGGACTTAAAAGTACACcaagggatttttttaaaagtcaaagTGTTTACATCACTGGGAAATTGTACTATATATCAGTACAGTCAATATCAATATAACACTGATTCGATGtgtgaacagccaatcagagcgctctctttcccagacggccccgacaagcccgacgccgattcaacatgttgaatcgggCAAACTTTAGCCGACGCGAGCCCGACGAAAGCTGACGACACACCGAACCGACGCGCTTTACCTacgcccaccaactgcccgacgaggccagacggccgatcatcggcttggtgtgtcccggccctAAATGGTGCTTACTGTTTTAGGGCTTTACAGTTCCTATTATACAAGAAACCACCACCATTCCACTGAGTCCAATTACTTACCTTCTGCATCTAGAAGGTAGTCCCTCCAGAATGCGACTATGGTGTTTTCCTCTGCCCGCTTGTTACTTCCAGCAGTGGAGTAGCGAATATCGAATAAATGATCAAGGGCATCTGCCGTAAGTGGCTGTGGTGGGCTGCAAAATAGGGGTCTGAAGGCGTCTTTGTGTTTAACAACAGCCTCCAACAGTCCTAGAGTCCTCAGGCCCTCCTTAAgtcttc
The window above is part of the Garra rufa chromosome 13, GarRuf1.0, whole genome shotgun sequence genome. Proteins encoded here:
- the LOC141348594 gene encoding uncharacterized protein encodes the protein MMRAFLRAEGLLVTRHRVRVMLSNIDPAAAARRWSAAVARRTYSVPYPNSLWHMDGNMRLIRWGLVVHGAIDGYSRLITYLNCNTDNRSATVLTQFLKATCVYGLPSRVRSDHGGENTQVALFMNLVHGVEHRSHITGESVHNQRIERLWRDVFLHVLQSFYKEFYSLEDSGTLDPENDIHRLSLQLVYLPEIQSRLSRFHEAWNHHRLRTENNRTPSQIWTDGMLTNMGVDSTSINHVFGNDPFREQNIEALLAQHGIHSFPVELDDQFPAVNVQQPSVDLSQEQQEEVLRAIEGIADLKLKYQRCCNEISQRLSLTE